GACACACATATACtgtctaccacacacacacacacacacacacaattccacACCTGGGACAGCTGTAAAAGCTATAACACTTTTGCTGAATaatgtgaaatgtttttaatgtaacttttttccttttttttgtcctggCCTGGATGAGCAGAAGATTgcccaggagagagagaagtttgCCGATGAGGACAGCATATTTTACACACTGGGAGAATGTGGCCTTATCTCCTTCTCTGACTACATCTTTCTCACCACTGTGTTGTCCAGTAAGTACATTGTGGAATTGTGCAGGTTGCTTAGACATCAATTGTCACAGATGACTGAATTCATTCAATCCCTCAACCTTTAAATCTTGCGAATTAATTCATCAAAATCTAGAAagatctcttcttctctctggtTTCTCTCTGGAGTGAAATTCTTCAGTGTGATGTAATGCACTTACAGAGCTAGCTGGCTGTATGGTATAACCTTAGGATCTGTCGGAGGTAATGTCTGTCTACAAAGTTAGCCTCTTTGAAGATGTTGTGCAGATTCTAGCTCTAACATTGGAGCTGGACACAGGGAGTAGATTTCACATTAATGCCTCTGCTCTGAATGTGTCACAGTTCATGATAATGAAAAAGAACCTCAACTCCCTTTTGCCACAGCTAGTAAACTTTTATCCCCAGCTTAGCGAGACCATTTATTATAATCCGTTCATATGGAGGAAGTCTCAAGGGAATTTTTCAAGGACAACTCATTTTTAAGCAGAAAAGACAGGATGCCTTATGGTTGGTTTCAATCCATTTAACACGGCCACGAAAAGAGTACAAAGGAGGACGCTTTTTGTTTACCAGATGCACACATTTGTTTATGGTTTTTACAGTGGCACATGCTGCTTTTACTGTAATCTAAATCTTCTGATATCAATTAAAATGACTATGATCAGTTACTGTACAGTTTGGTTTTAATTTAAAGCATTGAAACGTACTTAATAATATAACAATATGCTGTATATTTTTGTTTGGTTGTAGGAATTATGATCTTTCACAGAAAACCTGAATAATGCTAAGTGTAAAATGATAGTACTCTGCATAGTAAACGTATAGGTGAGGGAATATTATGGAGAAATCACAGTGCGTCTCTGAAACAGGAAGACGTTGAGGTCTTGTAGAAACCAAATGTACTAGGCAATAGTTGCATGAAAtctttaagtgttttatttaatgtgGTTTAGTAGTAGTTGTAAATAGTAAATGTTCTGTTACAAAaacatattgtattttttaagatGAGCTCATACAGAGTGCAGTCCGCTCAGTCACTTTTAGTTGAGAATGGGGcttattgttttatatttgttggGCAGTCTGATGATTATCTTCCCTGTGCAAGGCCCCTATCTCAccctctgtgaggaggaggctttAAGATGCTGCACAGTTGATGTGTAATGACAGAATCAGTATTGATCTCCCTATGTGTTGGGTCGATTCTGTGTGACTGTTGTTTTCATATCGTGATGGATAGATCTGagaatgtttcttttttgtgtgctgTGCTATCCAGCTCCCCAGAGGAACTTTGAGATTGCTTTCAAGATGTTTGATCTGAACGGTGATGGAGAGGTGGACCTGGAGGAGTTTGAACAGGTTAGTGTGTCATCGGCAGTATGTCCTGCACAAACCTGCACAGAATCAGCATATAAAAGAAGATAAAAGCTCAAAGAACCAGCTCAAATGCTTGGACTGTGTTTAAATATGCACAGTAGCTTCTGATTTGCAGTCCAGTAATCCACAATGGCAGGAAATAAAGGTATGCTCCCACACTAATGTCCACCGATGTGACATTTTctacaacaataaacagataAGGGCATTGCACTGTAGTCTGTGATGATATCAGTACCTTTTCCACTGGATCTATTACACACAGTCGTACATGCACAGTATCATTAAAGCAAAAGGGTTTTCATCTTACATCTCATTGTAAAAGACAAATTGACTGCCTCATTTTAAGTGCTTTGAGATTACACTGCCACTCTAACTGACATGGTCTCCCTACATTTGTAGGTTCAGAGTATCATCCGTTCCCAGACCAGCATGGGCATGCGACACCGTGACCGTTCCACCACAGGAAACACTCTGAAGACAgctggctgcagctctgctctcacCACCTACTTTTTTGGAGAAGACTTGAAGGGAAAACTGACCATTGGTAGCTTCCTAGAGTTTCAGAGGAAACTGCAGCATGATGTGCTCAAACTAGAGGTGATGAAATATCTTAAATTATAGTATGTATTAGTTAGCGTACACTTGTTGTCAGAGTCAACCAACAAGTAAAGCAAAAATCATTTGAGTCAGGGGAGATGCAAGGAACCACAGACAGGTGTGAGCAATACACTACAGAAAACGAGGGCTGATGATGACAGATTTGCTTGGTGGATTGTGTGTTGGCACTGGTCAATGTCTCACAGCAAGATTCTATAGTAAAAACTGACTAGCATTGTTGAACATATGGTGTTGTTGTTAATTAGCGCTGGTACTACTGATACACTGAAGCATAATAGGCAATGTTGTATAAAGCTTCAAGAATCTGAAATTTGAGCATCTGCCAGAAAGGAAACACATCCTGTCAAGTCTTAATGATACCACAGTGCTATAAAAGTGGAATCATAACACATCATATTTTACATAATTAAcatatgtgtttctgtgttctttTTCCTCATGTCTCATCCACAGCTGAGGTTGCAGCTCATTCAGGGATGCATTTCCTCTGTCATTGTAGTTTATGCAGGATATATAACTCACTTATTTTGTATGCCTACGCCGATGAATTTGTAATCTTGTTTCAGGGCATAGTATATAGATTTATTTAAAGGCCTGTAATTTCTTTGACCTGTAATTTGATAAAGCATGACTTACTGCCCAGATCTACTGTCCTCAAGAGGCACTTAATGTTTTCATGGATGGTCACGTCACTCCTGACAATTCCACTTATTTTGTCTTAATCACATGCTGCCTGACAGAAGCGTAACAAATTAACATTTTGAGGGCTCAACGAATTCAGAATGAAACAAGGGAGGAAGCTCGGTGGCTTCCAAACCTCCTTAGACATCAATCTACTGTATTGACCTGACACAGCCCAAGCCTGTTGTTGTTAAGCATCTACCaatgtaaaactgtaaaatctGAACATGCAGATTTAATGTCACCAATGCCATTTGCAAGTATGATTCAACTTGAAGCCTGACACCAGTATTTACTGTTTCCCATCTCCCCAcgcccccctctctcctcctatTAATTTGTTTGTCCCTCTGCATAGCACTCAatctccatctgtctctctctttttttctcctcccctccAGTTTGAGAGAAACGATCCAATGGATGGCAGAATCACAGAGAGACAGTTTGGGGGTATGCTGCTGGCCTACAGTGGTGTCCAGTCTCGTAAACTCAAGGTGATGCAAAAGGGCCTGAAGAAAATGTTTAAGGATGCACAGgtaggtttgtgttttttttatttacacactctgGGATAAATGATAGGGTACTCTGTGGTGGTGTGAATGTTTTAACTAATTGGCCTGCTTTGGAGGATGCATGACAGACGGTGTGTGCCTGAGGGAGCAGGAGATGTGTGCTGGGACATTGTGTTAGTGAAAACAGGGATGAGAGGtaatacatcactgtgagtggACAGCACATTCAGCACCTGACGTTATCCACCGGACCGACAGTCACTCTCCCCCACTGACATTATCTCTGTTTTGTGATGACTAAAGACAGTGCTGCCACCGCTCAGCAGAAGTTAGCTCTTCATCCCTTTCTGACTTTTTCTACAGGatttttctctgtctccctaacactgcacacagtgttttctcctcctcatctaCCCTTCTATCAACGGGAACAAATagatgaaaaatgtaaaaaatatacaAGATGTATTGAACATAAAACTCAGCTTAGTATACGCATCCGATTTGCAACTCTTTGCCGGTTATGTATCGCTGTATAGAACCCAATATATCAACTGTCTAAAGGTTTGGCCCATGTATATTACATCCCCAGAGGACTTGCAGCTTCTATGTAAGTTTTTTAACTTTACAGATAGCAGCCATCATAGAGTAGTTTGTTATTATACATAGAGCAGTACAGATGTACAGCGATtagcagagaaaagaaacacaggCTGTTCCTCCAAGTCATGAGGAAAAGATGAAGCTGGGTGCTGCCAGAGATGTGTCTCTCTGAGGAATTTAACTGCAGTAAGCATCTCTCACTATCCTTCCTGTTTCTGCCATTTACCTCACCCtcatcctctgtctctcagctttGGCATTACCTGTAACGTAGATGAGAAAAGTGTTATTTACTGCCTAAGACCAGCTGCTCACTTTACTTTGCAAATGAGCTCATCAgtactgcagcagctgtgtggctgtgtgtctgttcacatgtgtgtatgtgcatgtgtgttttagacCGTCTGTTTCCCTGTCGTCCACAGCATGCTGTGCATCCATGTGTGTCAAAGGCTTCTGCCTACTTCCTCTTTGTCATTTGTGTCACACTGCTGAGCTACTCCCAAAAATGGCATTGTGCTGTTGCAGCTCTTGTCATGACATTTGGATGACTTTTCACAGAATTCCAATGCTCTGGTGGCCAAACAGGTCAAGCTGAAGGAATGGTGTGCTCCTGGTTTGTCATAAGGTTTTTTCACTCATGCTCCTCTTTCATATTTTACAGGGCATCACATTTGAAGAGGTGGAGAACTTTTTTACTTTCCTCAAGAACGTTAACGACGTGGACACAGCTCTCAGTTTCTACCACATGGCTGGAGCCTCTATAGATAAAGGTACACCCACAGTTGCCCTTTTCCTTTGACATTCTCTCTATCCTGCTAATTACTCCCCTTTAGACTTAACTGTTGTCACTTTCATCCTTTGCCTCTCAAAGCTGTTAACACTCAGCCAGCCAGATCTGCTtcccacatcttttttttttttttcgcctgGCTTTGCTCCCAGTTCTAGCTCAGCCATTTGTCATCTGTTTGTCCATCCATCCGTTTATCTACCACCTCTTCCCTTAGGCCTGCAGGAGCGTGCATATTTATATTCAAGAACTGCTTATGCACACATAACAGATCACTTCCTACTTACACTGCAGGCTACTGATTCCCACTGACACATTCCAGGAGCACCACTATACCAGGATGTTTAGGACTGGGCTGACCCATCATTTAACGGTTGCACCCTTCCAAAGTACCACAAGGCAATGCATTAAAACGGTAATCTTCAAGATTACAGTGCTGACttattatgcactttttgttacaTTGTAACAAGAGGGAGATTGAGGCCGAATGTGGAAGGAATCAATTTGGAAAAAACCTAACACATTTATTTCTCCCTTcctacatttactcactttaccaGCCATGGTCCAGATCCCTTATTTGTAGAAAGGCAAAATCAGGTGAATAGGACCATCTTCTTGGATGTAATGTGTGTGAGGCCGAGGGAGTGGTTGAATGCACAAAGGCTAATGATGTCCATTTTCTCAACAGTTGCAGTCTTCTTCTGCTCAAAACAGAAATGCCACAGATGTTATTGGTTTCAAACGTTCTGCATATCCATGCAAAGAGTTGAACATTAATGCAACAAGAGCCTCTATTTCTGTCGCAGGCTATGGACTTATCAATCAGCCGTCATATGATACGATCCTACAGTAAACCCTTATTAATACAAGAAATGCAAAAGTACAAAGTACTGCAGCTAATGGTTTAATTACCACACAGTGTGGTTGTGCCATTTTGTTTACTATGATTACTCAAGAAGACTAATTACTATGTGTGAAATCATTCATTAAATCACCATGTTTCCTTCATCTGCCTCAACATATTCATTATCAAACTGAATTCATTTGTCAGATCCTAACAATGCATGCCAATTTATTGTGGGAGCAGCACAAGGCAGACAGGACCTGTAGGTTTTGTTGGATGAATCAGGATTTCCTTCATGTATCGTAGTGATTCAGCTCTTCAATAGGCCCCCATATGTTTTATGTCTGCATATCTATTTGTTACGATTCACTgatgaagcagctgcagcactaaGGCAGGGTTTACCCCGAGGTGCCTGTTGGCAACATTTGGTTTCAGCTGCATGTCTACACAGAAACAAGCCATGTATGTTGTCAGTATAGTTTGTGATTGTGTCGTAGAGAGGTATTGAAAACATCAGTCTGCTGTGGGTACCTGGCATACATCTGCAAATTATCCGCATCCTACTGTGGTCCACACACTAAGGATCTCGTATTATTCTCTGCTCTTTCATGTCTCAAGTTTTTCTTCGCCCCTTTCTTTCATCTGCTCATCTCTCTCCAATTCAATGATTTCACACCCTTTTAGTACAGTTTTGCACATGTGGGTGTATAATCTGGAACAGCACATTGTCTTTCCTAAAGGTAGAAAAGAAGGCCACTAATGAGGTTCTGAAGTGGTGCGATTTCACCATTTGCAGGGACATTTTTTGTTCATTCTTTTTTCGTTTCTTCTTCCACCTATTCAAGTCTCTAATTCTTGTAAATGTCATCATGTTGGTTCCTCTAAAATGATTCTAAAGCTTCTATGTGTACAATCCCTTTTCATTGTACACCCCCATTCCTCAGCTGGCCTCATTCTGAGCTTAATGTCCTCATGCTGTCTGCTCCTCTTagcccctcttcctctctcttgtGTCTATCAGATAGTCCCTATGGTGAATGGAACCCTGCCTTCTATTGATCCAAAGCTGTTTGATGCACACACAATGTTCTCCAATTGGGCCATTTAtgagctgatgtgtgtgagtctgtgtctaCTCACACCTTAGTTACAGTGAATCcgtctcttctcttccctctctcagTTACCATGAAGCAGGTGGCACGCACTGTAGCCAAGGTGGAGCTTTCAGATCATGTGTGCGATGTTGTGTTCGCTCTCTTCGACTGTGATGGTGAGTAGGTGACAGCCTCATCATACCTCTCCGCTGTAAATATTTATGGAAAGCCAATAATGCCTCTGGAGGTGGAAATCATCAATAAATGGAAGTCATCTCTGTCTCTTACCTACTCTTCCACTGTTATTTCATCATCTCCCTCCCCTGTCCATCACCCCTCTCTTTGCacccttctcctctccctctctgtctgtcttcctcagGGAACGGAGAGCTCAGTAATAAGGAGTTCATAGCCATTATGAAGCAGCGGCTGATGCGTGGGCTCGAGAAACCCAAGGACATGGGCTTCACTCGGCTAGTACGTGCAATGTGGAAGTGTGCCCAGGACACCGCCTGGGACTTTGCCACACCAAAGACATAATACAGACAGCTGTGGGTGAGAATCAAAGACAGCGTGTGAATAAGGCAGCATCACCAGTAGCATCAAAGCATTCTCCCCCTGACAGGTTTCCAGCATTTAAATTACAATTAATGCATCAACCTCATTAAGACTGCAGGTCTGTGGGGCACGATCAATCATTAACGCATGTTGATGTAGTTCAAGCTATCAATATAGTGACTGAAGCATCCTGACGCAGTGCAGTCTGAGGCTTCCTGGGTAAGGTATCATGGGGGAACtgtatattataaaatatacaaagtttatatgtttatttttttttttcatattctaTAGAAGAAATCAGCTTGTAACTTTTTGGCAATAAACAGCACTTTCCAATTCTGTATTTAACACGAGACAAGAAAAGGAATCAATCATATTTGACCTTCAAACACTGCAGTAAGTCTTCTCTATACTGAGAACAGACCTGTAATGTTAGCACCTCTTCTCAGTCTGCTGGTTCCAGCTGCATCTTTATCCCCTTCATTTCTAGCCCATAAAAGATCAACGATGCTCATCTTACTCTCCTGTTCTGTGTGTATCACTCTAATTATTATTACTCACTGAAACACTTTATATAAGATGGATGTTTGAAGAAATGctctattaaaatgttttaataatgtAAATTTGATTAAGCTTGATGTCTAAATGACTGTGTTCGGTTTGACTTGTGAGTCGGATTGTTGTCCTGCCATGTTCTCATTTActctgaggaaaaacacagtGGGGGGATTACCAAGACTAATCTATGGGGCACCAAGGAAATCATTTGTCGCCTGTAATGAAATGGGTTGTAACATTTTTAGgccaaaaaaagggggaaaaaagcaggaCTGATTATATCCATGGGCTTTGAGTGCATGCCAAAGGAAGGAAattatggttgtgtgtgtgtataagagcAGTCAGCAGTTTTGTCTAATTGAAATGGACAGGATGGGCAGTCCCCGGCCTCTGCTGCCCATTAAATGATTGTCCTGCAGAAGCCCCTTCGTACAGACGCCGCACTGCATTGGCCTGAAAAACAGCCAGGTTGTTCTCCTGCACATATtatgactgacagacagaagtgGTGCTCAGGAGTGATTGCGAGGCAGGAGATTAGGTTGAGGGGCCTCTCATCAAGATTCCTCTCCAGAGTTCTTGCTCTCAGAGAGCAAGTGGTGCAAAGGGTATTCAGACCaattttttgctttaaaaaaagtacTATATTTCTATATTAATAACTTAAGTTGTCATATGTGTTGTGTAGTTGAAagcaaaatgttttcttttagtCAAAGTATAATGCAGAAAAAACTACGACTACTGGAAACTACAGGTATCTTAAAATTCACACCCAAAAATCATCAGTCACAGtatttttaaagctttaaaaagtAAATGTACCTTTATTACATCACGTAACATGTTCCACACACCACTCGCTTCCCCTGCTTTTGTAAACTCTGAAGCCTCCTGTGGCATCAGCACACCAACCTCCAACTGCAACAACAGTTGCTTCTGCAATGAAAGTTGCCCGGTAACAGTCGGTCCACAGTAGCCACACTGCAGCCCCCCCCCTGCTCCTCAGCAGCTCATCCATGTAAAACTCAAGCAAGCACTCTCTGTGACATTTCTCTGCTTGGTGAACATGGAAGCTATATGCTGAGTAGTTAACAGACATGGGGGGGGAGCTATATTTGGAGTGACTATAAACCTCCTACTTATGTCAACAGCTCTTTATGTATAATCAGTTCATGTGAAATCACAAAGAACACACCAGTGTGGGAAagtatgtgtgttgtttttccatGTATGCACACAGGCCTTTAACTTTACACTGAATGTAGTGAGTATATGCTTCACTAGTTCATGTTATGTGCCATCTGACAGACAGCTTACATCACTCTGGACTCAAATTACTCAGCCTTACAATCATTACTTTGGACTGCAGTCTGTACACCCTGATAGCGTGCAACTAAGCCGTTACTAAGGGTTGTTAAAAAAGAGTCTAAGGGGGAAATTAGAGTCAGTAGTCAGTCATCAGTAGCTACAAAAGCTTTAAAAAGAATAGAAGCATGAAGAAGCTAGAACATTTGCTggtttaaatgttatttttggccAAAACAACTGTACTACTGTAGTTTGTTTTACAGCTGACTGCACAACTTTTTAATGTAGACATGAAGGCGTGGGTGCTCCATGATTGTAAAGGCAGCCATTAGTGAAACAAATGTTCAATagaggttttttctttttaaatgagcTGCTTAGACACAGCTGCCAGCCTCAACATCTGCCCCAGGACATCAAGGAGTGAAGTGAGTGTACATACTGTACTTATGTTCTACAGTAAGCTCTGAAACAATGCTACAGCAAAGAGAAACACAccgctgccatctagtggcagTAAAG
This Parambassis ranga chromosome 15, fParRan2.1, whole genome shotgun sequence DNA region includes the following protein-coding sequences:
- the micu1 gene encoding calcium uptake protein 1, mitochondrial isoform X2 yields the protein MMFRLRALSAVSVGLAQLSRRYHTGAVRGPGRRKLMLAALAGVTGVSASAGLLWKRAYADAGPYVRHSEQSAGEEPDFVNDTDSEAESEKSVEPSNGDEEGKDDGDGKKKKPRSGFRDRKVMEYENRIRAYSTPDKIFRYFATLKVINEHGDAEVYMTPQDFIRSITPNEKQPENLGLDQFIVKRYDGKDFWQKIAQEREKFADEDSIFYTLGECGLISFSDYIFLTTVLSTPQRNFEIAFKMFDLNGDGEVDLEEFEQVQSIIRSQTSMGMRHRDRSTTGNTLKTAGCSSALTTYFFGEDLKGKLTIGSFLEFQRKLQHDVLKLEFERNDPMDGRITERQFGGMLLAYSGVQSRKLKVMQKGLKKMFKDAQGITFEEVENFFTFLKNVNDVDTALSFYHMAGASIDKVTMKQVARTVAKVELSDHVCDVVFALFDCDGNGELSNKEFIAIMKQRLMRGLEKPKDMGFTRLVRAMWKCAQDTAWDFATPKT
- the micu1 gene encoding calcium uptake protein 1, mitochondrial isoform X3; this translates as MMFRLRALSAVSVGLAQLSRRYHTGAVRGPGRRKLMLAALAGVTGVSASAGLLWKRAYADAGPYVRHSEQSAGEEPDFVNDTDSEAESEKSVEPSNGDEEGKDDGDGKKKKPRSGFRDRKVMEYENRIRAYSTPDKIFRYFATLKVINEHGDAEVYMTPQDFIRSITPNEKQPENLGLDQFIVKRYDGKTEKIAQEREKFADEDSIFYTLGECGLISFSDYIFLTTVLSTPQRNFEIAFKMFDLNGDGEVDLEEFEQVQSIIRSQTSMGMRHRDRSTTGNTLKTAGCSSALTTYFFGEDLKGKLTIGSFLEFQRKLQHDVLKLEFERNDPMDGRITERQFGGMLLAYSGVQSRKLKVMQKGLKKMFKDAQGITFEEVENFFTFLKNVNDVDTALSFYHMAGASIDKVTMKQVARTVAKVELSDHVCDVVFALFDCDGNGELSNKEFIAIMKQRLMRGLEKPKDMGFTRLVRAMWKCAQDTAWDFATPKT
- the micu1 gene encoding calcium uptake protein 1, mitochondrial isoform X1, translating into MMFRLRALSAVSVGLAQLSRRYHTGAVRGPGRRKLMLAALAGVTGVSASAGLLWKRAYADAGPYVRHSEQSAGEEPDFVNDTDSEAESEKSVEPSNGDEEGKDDGDGKKKKPRSGFRDRKVMEYENRIRAYSTPDKIFRYFATLKVINEHGDAEVYMTPQDFIRSITPNEKQPENLGLDQFIVKRYDGKDFWQTEKIAQEREKFADEDSIFYTLGECGLISFSDYIFLTTVLSTPQRNFEIAFKMFDLNGDGEVDLEEFEQVQSIIRSQTSMGMRHRDRSTTGNTLKTAGCSSALTTYFFGEDLKGKLTIGSFLEFQRKLQHDVLKLEFERNDPMDGRITERQFGGMLLAYSGVQSRKLKVMQKGLKKMFKDAQGITFEEVENFFTFLKNVNDVDTALSFYHMAGASIDKVTMKQVARTVAKVELSDHVCDVVFALFDCDGNGELSNKEFIAIMKQRLMRGLEKPKDMGFTRLVRAMWKCAQDTAWDFATPKT
- the micu1 gene encoding calcium uptake protein 1, mitochondrial isoform X4; amino-acid sequence: MMFRLRALSAVSVGLAQLSRRYHTGAVRGPGRRKLMLAALAGVTGVSASAGLLWKRAYADAGPYVRHSEQSAGEEPDFVNDTDSEAESEKSVEPSNGDEEGKDDGDGKKKKPRSGFRDRKVMEYENRIRAYSTPDKIFRYFATLKVINEHGDAEVYMTPQDFIRSITPNEKQPENLGLDQFIVKRYDGKKIAQEREKFADEDSIFYTLGECGLISFSDYIFLTTVLSTPQRNFEIAFKMFDLNGDGEVDLEEFEQVQSIIRSQTSMGMRHRDRSTTGNTLKTAGCSSALTTYFFGEDLKGKLTIGSFLEFQRKLQHDVLKLEFERNDPMDGRITERQFGGMLLAYSGVQSRKLKVMQKGLKKMFKDAQGITFEEVENFFTFLKNVNDVDTALSFYHMAGASIDKVTMKQVARTVAKVELSDHVCDVVFALFDCDGNGELSNKEFIAIMKQRLMRGLEKPKDMGFTRLVRAMWKCAQDTAWDFATPKT